ATCCGACTTTGCGCGTCGGGTCGTGCCGCAAAAATGAAGCTCTGATTGGTGACGTGCACGGCTTGCACCGCGAAGTCGAGCACGACCACGCCGAAAACCAGCGCGATCAGGGACGTCTCGGCAAAACTGATGGGCAACCAGGAAAGCGCCAGGAGCCCCAGCGAAAGGCCGGTCACGCGTTGACCCCAACCTCTATCGGCCCACTGGCCGGCTCTTCTGGCAGCCAGGGCGCCGGCAACGCCCGCCAGGCCAAACAGGCCGATGGCCGTGTGTGAAAGCGACAGCGGCGGAGCACTTAACGGCAGCACCATAGAGGTCCACAGCACTGAAAAAGCGGCAAAGATCAGCAAGGCCAACAGGCCCCTGGCCCACAAAACCGGTTCGGTCATGAACAGCTTGAAGAGCGACCGGATCAGCGCGAGGTAGGTGTCATGATTGCGTGGCAACGCCGTGGCGGGCACCACTTTCCACAGGACCGCCGCGAGGGTCAGCATCAATCCTGAGGACACGAAATAGACGGCGCGCCAGCCCGCCAGATCGGCGATCAGCCCAGAGATAAACCGCGCCAGAAGAATGCCCAGGACAACTCCGCTTGTTAGGGTCCCCACGGCCTGCCCGCGTTGTGAGGGCGTTGCGAGCGCGGCGGCATAGGCTACAAGCACCTGAACCACCACGGCGAGTAAGCCCATCACAATCATGGCGCCCAAGAGAGCCAGCCACTGCTGTGAAGCGCCGACGGCCGCCAGCGCGAGGGCAGACAGCATCACTTGAGTCAAAATCAGCCGTTTACGGTTGACCCTGTCGCCCAGCGGTACGATGAACAACAACCCCAGCGCGTATCCGGCCTGAGTGGCCGTCACCACGAACCCGATCACACCTGAAGTGACCCCCAGGCTTTTAGCCATCGAGGCGAGCAAGGGTTGGGCAAAGTAAACATTGGCGACGGCCAGCGCGCAGGTGACAGAAAACAATAACGTGAGTGACGGAGAAAGCCCCGAGGATTGGCCAGTCCTACTGCATTCTCCGGTTTCCGCAGGCGGCAATCCCACAGGCTGCCCGGTGCTACGTTTGGCTATTGCGTCGGCATCTGCTGTCATAAGCGCCTCCATGGCGTTAAGCTAGTTGCAATTAAAAACCGGATTCGATTATTGCTGAATCAAGTTTCAAATTGCAACCAGCTTGGTCGGCAGACTTGGCAACCGTTATCCAAAAGGTAAATACGATGGTCGAAGGCACTTCACCGCAAAGCAGCGAATGCCCGGTAGCAAGAACACTTGAGGTGATTGGGGATCGCTGGTCGCTGATGATCCTTCGCGACGCCTTTGACGATATTCGCCGATTCAGCGAATTTCAGAAGAGCCTGGGCGTGGCCAAAAATATCCTGGCCTCGCGACTGAAAGCATTGGTTGAAGTCGGGGTCTTCGACGTTCGACCGGCGTCAGATGGAAGCGCCTACAAGGAGTACGTCCTGACGGACAAAGGACGTGAGATCTTTCCGGTGGTGGTCAGCATGAGGCAGTGGGGCGAACGTTTCCTGTTCCAGCCGCAGGAAACGCGTTCTGTACTGTTGGACAACGCGACCGGCCAGGCTCTGATGCCGATGGATGTTCGTTCATCAAGCGGGCAAAAACTGGGGCCTTCTGACTGCCACAGGGTGAGACTTGTCGACGGCGAGTCGTGAAACAACAGCAGTCGAGTTAGCTGCTCGAAGTTCGCTATCCGCGGTTATTGCGCAAGATGGAAAAATTCAACGCTGCCGCCACACAAAGCCACACAAGGTAGGGGAACAGGATCAAGCCTGTGATCACATCTAGCCGCATCGCCATCACCACCATCGCTGCGACCACCAGCCAGAGCAGCGTCAGGATCAC
This region of Pseudomonas mandelii genomic DNA includes:
- a CDS encoding MFS transporter — protein: MTADADAIAKRSTGQPVGLPPAETGECSRTGQSSGLSPSLTLLFSVTCALAVANVYFAQPLLASMAKSLGVTSGVIGFVVTATQAGYALGLLFIVPLGDRVNRKRLILTQVMLSALALAAVGASQQWLALLGAMIVMGLLAVVVQVLVAYAAALATPSQRGQAVGTLTSGVVLGILLARFISGLIADLAGWRAVYFVSSGLMLTLAAVLWKVVPATALPRNHDTYLALIRSLFKLFMTEPVLWARGLLALLIFAAFSVLWTSMVLPLSAPPLSLSHTAIGLFGLAGVAGALAARRAGQWADRGWGQRVTGLSLGLLALSWLPISFAETSLIALVFGVVVLDFAVQAVHVTNQSFIFAARPDAQSRMVGAYMCFYSVGSALGAVAATQVYARWGWMATSVLGALISAAALALWIFTSHLSPTNQGRSA
- a CDS encoding winged helix-turn-helix transcriptional regulator, with translation MVEGTSPQSSECPVARTLEVIGDRWSLMILRDAFDDIRRFSEFQKSLGVAKNILASRLKALVEVGVFDVRPASDGSAYKEYVLTDKGREIFPVVVSMRQWGERFLFQPQETRSVLLDNATGQALMPMDVRSSSGQKLGPSDCHRVRLVDGES